From the genome of Salvelinus sp. IW2-2015 unplaced genomic scaffold, ASM291031v2 Un_scaffold3100, whole genome shotgun sequence, one region includes:
- the LOC139025704 gene encoding LOW QUALITY PROTEIN: cell adhesion molecule CEACAM1-like (The sequence of the model RefSeq protein was modified relative to this genomic sequence to represent the inferred CDS: inserted 2 bases in 1 codon; substituted 1 base at 1 genomic stop codon), which translates to MRRQSKSAAPPEPPPPRAAASPEPARSPERQSQPASPEPPASPGSPSRPPSPEPPASPEPPEPPASPERPPVPGEPQSRGAASSPEPPRQSEAPLSPEAPLSPRGAPQSGGALHVQWGPLLGSPVQEPVSNVVKTPNTDLVEFNSSVSLFCSSSGSSPFYRWLKCSSEITTSDXVQFRDGKSTLTIVNMTRXGSFSCNVFNPISNGTSQPLTLTISYGPENTAMKVTPLDVLYGSGSDLTLSCSAESSPPAQFQWAMNRTLLSNMGPELRLENMQASQSGSYSCWAHNTRTLRYQTSEPSDITVLESISDDTFNTSPNPPIIEGSFVTLTCDASGFNVTRDWMKDGQHLSAGVNITISEDKKTASINPVNKGDAGKYLCKLTNPVSSAEVEYSLTVHRK; encoded by the exons ATGAGGAGACAAAGTAAAAGCGCCGCGCCTCCGGAGCCGCCACCacccagagccgccgccagtccggAGCCCGCCCGCAGTCCGGAGCGCCAGAGCcagcccgccagtccggagccgcccgccagtcccgGATCGCCAAGCCGCCcgcccagtccggagccgcccgcaagtccggagccgccagagccgcccgccagtccggagcgcCCGCCAGTACCAGGCGagcctcagtccagaggcgccgcCTCAAGTCCGGAGCCGCCCCGTCAGTccgaggcgcccctcagtccggaggcgcccctcagtccgcgaggcgcccctcagtccggaggcgctCTTCAcgtccagtggggccctttattaGGGTCTCCAGTCCAAG AGCCAGTATCCAATGTAGTGAAAACTCCCAACACAGACTTAGTGGAATTTAACAGCTCTGTCAGTCTGTTCTGCTCCTCCTCTGGCTCCTCCCCCTTCTACCGTTGGCTGAAATGCAGCTCTGAAATCACAACCAGTGATTGAGTTCAGTTTCGTGATGGGAAAAGCACTCTCACCATAGTCAACATGACGCG GGGGTCGTTTAGCTGTAATGTGTTCAACCCCATCAGTAATGGAACCAGCCAGCCTCTAACCCTCACCATCAGCT ATGGTCCAGAAAACACAGCAATGAAAGTGACCCCTCTAGATGTACTGTATGGATCAGGGTCAGACCTCACTCTGTCCTGCTCAGCTGAGTCCAGTCCTCCTGCCCAATTTCAGTGGGCTATGAATAGGACACTGCTGTCCAATATGGGACCAGAACTCAGGCTGGAGAACATGCAGGCCAGTCAGAGTGGTAGCTACAGCTGCTGGGCCCATAATACCAGAACCCTGAGGTACCAGACATCTGAGCCGTCTGACATCACTGTGCTGG AATCAATATCTGATGATACCTTCAATACTTCCCCAAACCCTCCAATCATCGAGGGTAGTTTTGTCACCTTAACATGTGACGCTTCTGGCTTCAACGTCACCAGAGACTGGATGAAGGATGGTCAGCATCTGTCTGCTGGTGTCAACATAACCATCTCTGAGGATAAGAAGACAGCATCTATCAATCCTGTGAATAAAGGTGACGCTGGAAAATACCTATGTAAACTCACCAACCCAGTCAGCTCTGCTGAGGTTGAATACAGTCTGACTGTACACCGTAAATAG